One window of the Paenibacillus beijingensis genome contains the following:
- a CDS encoding disulfide oxidoreductase encodes MENTVYSAERTQSFASRYSLYAAWVVALVATLGSLYFSEIAGFIPCDLCWYQRIFMYPLAILLGMASYRGDRGMLVYALPIAVLGSLISLYHNAEIWFPGLARIAPCRSGIPCNVDYLNWFGFITIPLMALTAFILIIIALILGLRAGAKS; translated from the coding sequence ATGGAAAATACCGTTTATTCGGCGGAGAGAACGCAGTCGTTTGCATCCCGTTACAGCCTCTATGCCGCCTGGGTCGTCGCCCTCGTCGCGACGCTAGGCAGCTTGTATTTCAGTGAAATCGCCGGATTCATTCCGTGCGATCTGTGCTGGTATCAGCGCATCTTTATGTATCCGCTCGCCATTCTGCTCGGCATGGCGAGCTACCGCGGCGACCGGGGCATGCTTGTCTACGCGCTGCCGATTGCAGTACTCGGCAGTCTCATTTCTCTCTATCACAATGCGGAAATCTGGTTTCCCGGCCTTGCGCGCATCGCCCCGTGCAGAAGCGGCATTCCTTGCAACGTCGATTATTTGAACTGGTTCGGTTTCATTACGATTCCGCTGATGGCGCTGACCGCTTTTATCCTCATCATTATCGCGCTTATTTTGGGGCTACGGGCGGGCGCCAAGAGCTGA
- a CDS encoding efflux RND transporter permease subunit gives MRSLIQGAFRNKAAVILCVVMVLGLGVFSYFKLPMEFLPEADNPMVTVTAIGPGYDAASMESLVTGPLEQAVSGVKGKTNAFSTSGDGYSQVNLSFDSATNMKDAKAEVERAVNAVQLPERVSPPYVIQFNTSMIPISFVTLSFKDGMGELERDNAEKQVIDAFRDIDGVGTVELSGKSQPKVSVVPDEAKLAAHRVPLQALYGVLQGRNASASVGESVLDGASVNLNVASTLKDVETLKKLPVAPGVTLGDVADVKQINDQESVSRIGGQDALMLTISKSANANAVKVGDGVKDTIEQLNKDIPGATLKVVISTSEQVVHSVNSMMREVLMGALFATLVILVFIRNIRATLVTIVSIPLSLGLTLYLLDVSGVTLNILTLGGVAVAVGRLVDDSIVVIENIFRRLQKESFSPALVIDATREVSTAITASTLATVAVFMPMGLLRGSLQSFLLPFALTVTYSLLSSLLVALMVIPLMSAGILKNVKLREHKPSERFSKFLAWNLNHKWLPLVTAFLLLVGSIGAYFAMPKGAIDSSSASNLNVSLEYKPDTPIALVQEEGKKLESFLMKQEGQEWVWMQMGNSADGAKYGQVSSPTLVTFMVQMKEGADAEKIIEAVKNERANYPGADLNAGAMNMFSDGSSTEVFVDVTGDDLAQISKTADEVMAKIKPIQDVLKVSSNQQDTKTVHTLEVDPAVAKAGDIAGQLQGMLNPVPIGALTTDDGQLQVVLEPALKPKQQSDLDNLIVMTDGGPQPVSKVAKWVKEEKPTMSYHKDGKPYIRISATAEPSQLSVVGANINKAVSELKPPQGVNLAVGGASADQSQDFSDLGMIGLISIGIVYLIMVLTFKTLRAPLAIMFSLPLAAIGAVLGLVVTGVKPDFTAMFGALMLIGIVVTNAIVLIDRVKQNEKQMTIRESLLEAASTRMRPILMTAVATVCAMLPLVFGSTESGSIVSQSLAIVVIGGLIVATALTLIIVPCIYELMFFRKSARQRRSKNQHSAVA, from the coding sequence GTGAGGTCATTAATTCAAGGAGCATTTCGCAACAAAGCGGCGGTGATTCTATGTGTGGTCATGGTGCTTGGTTTAGGGGTGTTCAGTTACTTTAAGCTTCCGATGGAGTTTCTGCCGGAAGCGGACAACCCGATGGTAACCGTTACCGCGATCGGCCCGGGGTACGACGCAGCGTCGATGGAATCGCTTGTCACCGGTCCGCTGGAGCAGGCCGTATCGGGCGTCAAGGGGAAAACGAACGCTTTCTCCACATCGGGTGACGGGTATTCGCAGGTCAATCTTTCCTTTGATTCCGCAACGAATATGAAAGACGCGAAAGCCGAAGTGGAGCGTGCGGTAAACGCCGTCCAGCTTCCGGAGCGGGTTTCGCCGCCGTATGTCATCCAGTTCAACACCTCGATGATTCCGATCTCGTTTGTGACGCTTTCGTTTAAAGACGGTATGGGAGAGCTCGAGCGCGACAACGCCGAGAAGCAGGTCATCGACGCATTCCGGGACATTGACGGCGTAGGAACGGTCGAGCTGTCCGGCAAGTCGCAGCCGAAAGTAAGCGTCGTTCCGGATGAAGCGAAGCTGGCGGCGCACCGCGTTCCGCTGCAGGCGCTGTACGGCGTGCTTCAAGGAAGAAACGCATCGGCATCGGTCGGAGAAAGCGTACTGGACGGAGCTTCGGTCAATCTGAACGTTGCTTCCACACTGAAGGATGTCGAGACGCTGAAAAAGCTTCCCGTTGCACCAGGGGTAACGCTCGGCGACGTCGCCGATGTGAAACAGATCAACGATCAGGAAAGCGTCAGCCGGATTGGCGGTCAAGACGCGCTCATGCTGACGATATCCAAAAGCGCCAACGCAAATGCCGTCAAAGTCGGCGATGGCGTGAAAGATACGATCGAGCAGCTGAATAAGGATATTCCCGGCGCGACTTTGAAAGTGGTCATCAGCACGTCGGAGCAGGTCGTTCATTCCGTCAACAGCATGATGCGCGAAGTATTGATGGGCGCCTTGTTCGCAACTCTCGTCATTCTCGTTTTTATTCGCAATATCCGGGCAACGCTTGTCACGATCGTTTCGATTCCGCTGTCGCTTGGTCTCACGCTATATTTGCTGGACGTGTCGGGCGTTACGCTGAATATTTTAACGCTGGGCGGCGTTGCCGTGGCTGTCGGCCGTCTGGTGGACGACAGCATTGTCGTCATCGAAAATATTTTCCGCAGGCTGCAAAAAGAATCGTTCTCGCCGGCGCTCGTCATCGATGCGACCCGGGAAGTTTCGACCGCGATTACGGCTTCGACACTAGCAACAGTCGCGGTGTTCATGCCGATGGGGCTGCTGCGCGGTTCGCTGCAATCGTTCCTGCTTCCTTTTGCCTTGACGGTAACGTACTCGCTGCTCTCATCGCTGCTGGTCGCACTGATGGTCATTCCGCTTATGAGCGCCGGCATTCTGAAAAATGTGAAGCTGCGCGAACATAAACCGTCCGAGCGGTTCTCGAAGTTTCTCGCTTGGAACCTGAACCATAAATGGCTTCCGCTTGTCACGGCGTTTCTGCTGCTCGTCGGTTCGATCGGCGCCTATTTCGCGATGCCGAAAGGAGCCATCGATTCCTCCAGCGCATCCAACTTAAACGTTTCGCTTGAATACAAGCCGGATACGCCGATCGCCCTGGTGCAGGAGGAAGGGAAGAAGCTGGAGTCGTTCCTCATGAAGCAGGAAGGCCAGGAATGGGTTTGGATGCAAATGGGCAACAGCGCCGACGGCGCGAAGTACGGCCAGGTCTCGTCGCCGACGCTTGTTACGTTCATGGTGCAAATGAAAGAAGGGGCCGACGCCGAGAAAATTATCGAAGCGGTGAAGAATGAGCGTGCGAACTATCCGGGCGCCGATCTGAATGCCGGGGCGATGAACATGTTCTCGGACGGCAGCTCTACCGAAGTGTTCGTTGACGTGACCGGCGACGATTTGGCGCAAATTTCGAAGACGGCGGACGAAGTAATGGCCAAAATCAAGCCGATTCAAGATGTGCTTAAAGTGTCGAGCAACCAGCAGGATACGAAGACGGTACACACGCTTGAAGTCGATCCGGCTGTGGCCAAAGCGGGCGATATTGCCGGCCAGCTGCAGGGGATGCTCAACCCGGTTCCGATCGGTGCGCTCACGACGGACGACGGCCAGCTGCAGGTTGTGCTGGAGCCGGCGCTTAAGCCGAAGCAGCAAAGCGACCTGGACAATTTGATTGTGATGACCGATGGCGGTCCGCAGCCGGTATCGAAGGTGGCCAAATGGGTGAAGGAAGAAAAGCCGACGATGTCCTATCACAAGGACGGCAAACCTTACATCCGCATCAGCGCTACGGCTGAACCAAGCCAGCTTTCCGTTGTCGGCGCCAATATTAATAAAGCGGTATCGGAGTTAAAGCCTCCGCAGGGCGTCAACCTGGCCGTTGGCGGCGCATCGGCCGACCAGTCGCAGGATTTCTCGGATCTTGGTATGATCGGACTGATTTCCATCGGCATCGTTTACCTGATCATGGTGCTCACGTTCAAGACGCTGCGCGCTCCGCTCGCGATCATGTTCTCGCTTCCGCTGGCGGCGATCGGCGCCGTTCTCGGCCTCGTCGTCACAGGCGTGAAGCCCGACTTTACCGCCATGTTCGGCGCACTGATGCTGATCGGCATCGTCGTTACGAATGCGATCGTGCTCATTGACCGCGTGAAGCAAAACGAGAAGCAAATGACGATCCGCGAATCGCTGCTCGAAGCGGCGTCGACACGGATGCGGCCGATACTGATGACCGCTGTCGCTACCGTATGCGCCATGCTGCCGCTTGTGTTCGGTTCCACGGAGAGCGGAAGCATCGTATCGCAAAGCCTGGCAATCGTCGTCATCGGCGGTCTGATCGTCGCCACGGCGCTTACGCTTATCATTGTGCCTTGCATCTATGAGCTGATGTTCTTCCGCAAATCGGCGCGCCAGCGCCGGTCGAAAAATCAGCATTCCGCTGTCGCCTAA